Proteins from a genomic interval of Diprion similis isolate iyDipSimi1 chromosome 10, iyDipSimi1.1, whole genome shotgun sequence:
- the LOC124411257 gene encoding pyroglutamyl-peptidase 1 encodes MADEWDNKGNRVVLVTGFGPFSGHPTNASWEAVKELKNSDLEDACNVTMITFEVPVAYEFVSNLIPKLWMEHKPMLVVHIGVSGMANCLELECRAHGSGYNKLDVFQSLPVAENELLENPEEVIETGINVKSICDKLNRRDDPVSSNDEGCRAILSKDAGLYLCEYIFRKSLEIRSDKTIFVHVPDLNVYPATKSAKGLYHVIRMAVDELDAAEN; translated from the exons ATGGCTGACGAATGGGATAATAAAGGAAATCGCGTTGTTTTAGTAACAGGATTTGGCCCGTTCTCAGGACATCCGACAAACGCGAGCTGGGAAGCGGTTAAGGAACTTAAAAATTCGGATCTTGAGGATGCTTGCAACGTGACCATGATCACATTCGAGGTTCCAGTGGCTTATGAGTTTGTCTCAAATTTGATACCGAAGCTATGGATGGAGCACAAACCCATG CTTGTGGTGCATATTGGCGTTTCTGGAATGGCGAATTGCCTGGAATTGGAATGCCGAGCGCACGGAAGTGGCTACAATAAATTAGACGTGTTTCAAAGCCTTCCGGTTGCAGAAAACGAATTACTAGAAAACCCCGAAGAAGTTATAGAGACCGGTATAAACGTGAAGAGTATTTGCGACAAGCTGAATCGCCGCGATGATCCGGTATCTTCGAACGACGAGGGCTGCAGGGCCATTTTGTCAAAAGATGCAGGATTGTACCTCTGCGAATACATATTTCGCAAGTCGCTTGAGATACGATCCGACAAGACGATTTTCGTTCATGTACCCGACCTCAACGTCTACCCCGCAACCAAAAGCGCTAAGGGATTGTACCACGTGATAAGAATGGCTGTCGACGAACTTGACGCCGCTGAAAATTGA